The region GCAAACTGCTCCGAGTTCAGCATTTTCCCATTGATTTCAAGTGTAATGACAAACGTATCCGGCTTGATATGTCCGAGAATACGTTCACCTTCTTTCCGCTTTACTTCTTCCATTTCCGCATCACTCATATTTTCCGGAGCCTTTTCATCCGCTACTTCCACAATACTAACTTTGGCATAGGCACCCAACCGCTTCAAATATTCCTGGATCCCTTGCTTCAGGTATTTCTCTTTTAATTTACCAACTGCAACAATGGTAATATTCATATATCCGTTTCTTCCTTTTCCTGTTGAAATAAGTGATGAAGCATACAGTCTTTATCCGTAAAAATTATTCCATCGTCTTATAAAGCAATCTTGTTTATAACTAGTTTGACATACAAAAGAACAATGTCAAGATTGTCTTTTTGTTATCAGCTCAGGGGTTAAAGGAATTGTGACTAATATAATAAATAAAACAGGGCAGAAGTTGGCATTTCCGTTTCGACCCTGTTTTTATATGCTGAACCACTAAAATGTAATCATGCTATCTAACTTATACTCCCTTTCATTATACTTTGCATCATTCCCATCTCTTAACAAGTGGATAGTACGGCTCATAACGCGGATTTGTGTAGTATGGTGGTCTTTTTACGATAACAGGCATGGACCAATTAGATTGAAGATAATTCATGTTTACTTTTTCATCCGATTGGTTAACCAGCAGCCATTTTACCTTAGGGTTAAATTCCATACGCAATCGTGACACCTCCCTGCAGCATTCTACGTAAAACGATGAGGGTTGGAGCAGGTCCATCATGGCACAATCCCGCATGCACATAAACGATCGCCCAGTCATACATTACATAGGATAAACATCAAAGGGAGGTTGTACAGTTGCATAATCAAGAAAGGCCTTCAAACAATAATGATCAAATTTACACAGAGGATGAATTACGTGAGATACGGGCATATCAAAGATGGTTTGCGGAAAATAAACAAACAAAACCATATCCCTTATATCCAAATTACGGCAAAATAACACGTTATGAAGAAGTACCGTTAGCTAATCCGGAACAACGTCAGCTAAGGCAACCCGGATACGAAGACCTTATGGT is a window of Lentibacillus daqui DNA encoding:
- the rlmH gene encoding 23S rRNA (pseudouridine(1915)-N(3))-methyltransferase RlmH → MNITIVAVGKLKEKYLKQGIQEYLKRLGAYAKVSIVEVADEKAPENMSDAEMEEVKRKEGERILGHIKPDTFVITLEINGKMLNSEQFAAKMDELATYGRSKVAFVIGGSLGLSDAVQKRSDLALSFSKMTFPHQVMRLVLLEQVYRGFRIIRGEPYHK